A section of the Dehalobacter sp. DCM genome encodes:
- a CDS encoding N-acetyltransferase codes for MITYRRAKLSDVEDILSLINYYAEQGIMLPRTRSTLYEGIREVIVAVDGDSDRVVGTGSLHIIWDDLAEIRTLAVDENYRGQGIGRKIIDLLLDEARELHCPKVFTLTYQVEFFKHMGFTLTDKNAMPHKVWRDCINCVKFPNCDENAMILYLD; via the coding sequence ATGATTACGTATCGCAGAGCAAAATTAAGTGATGTTGAGGATATCCTTAGTCTGATCAATTACTATGCAGAACAGGGTATCATGCTTCCCCGTACCCGGAGCACACTGTACGAGGGGATCCGGGAAGTCATTGTCGCTGTGGACGGCGACAGCGACAGAGTGGTAGGGACAGGCTCTTTACATATTATTTGGGATGATCTGGCTGAGATCAGGACATTAGCTGTTGATGAGAATTACAGAGGGCAAGGGATCGGGCGCAAGATAATCGATCTTCTGCTTGACGAAGCGCGGGAGCTTCATTGTCCTAAGGTGTTTACGTTAACGTATCAAGTGGAATTCTTTAAACATATGGGTTTCACACTGACCGACAAGAATGCGATGCCCCACAAGGTCTGGCGCGATTGTATCAATTGCGTCAAGTTCCCGAACTGCGACGAGAATGCGATGATTTTATATTTAGACTAA
- a CDS encoding ATP-grasp domain-containing protein, producing MAKFLEYQGKEWLAKAGIPVPKGRMAASPEEAKEAAAWIGKAVAVKGQVQAGGRGKAGIVKLVETPDEAEAAAAEIMAKTVKGLPVRKVLIEEKLDIKKEFYCSFVINNARDARCPMLMFSTEGGMDIESVPEDLIFKMNIDPIFGLQIYDAIDFCVRAGIPNKDVSKFASFLTKLSQTYKKYDCQTLEINPFVMTGDGSLICADCKMEIDNSAVGRHPEFGIKIARDLPGEPTELDIIGWSIEETDARGTGFLMNMGYDELSPGYIGYHPIGGGSAMMGLDALNQVGLKPANYADTSGNPVGSKIYRVAKCVLSQPNIDGYLLGGFMMANQEQWHHAHAIVKVLWEELPKKPGLPCVLLLCGNREDESMEIMRKGLAELMTPDGIGRRIEIYGKEHVTDTKFIGERLLALTKEYRAEKDAQGK from the coding sequence ATGGCAAAATTTCTAGAGTATCAAGGTAAAGAATGGCTTGCCAAAGCAGGTATACCTGTACCGAAAGGCAGAATGGCGGCTTCTCCTGAAGAAGCCAAAGAAGCTGCCGCATGGATCGGGAAAGCAGTAGCAGTCAAGGGTCAGGTACAGGCAGGCGGCCGTGGCAAAGCCGGGATTGTAAAACTGGTGGAGACACCGGATGAAGCTGAAGCGGCAGCGGCAGAAATCATGGCCAAAACGGTCAAGGGGCTGCCAGTCAGAAAAGTATTGATTGAAGAAAAACTGGATATCAAAAAGGAGTTCTATTGCTCTTTTGTGATTAACAATGCCCGGGATGCGCGCTGCCCGATGCTGATGTTCAGTACCGAGGGCGGTATGGATATTGAAAGTGTTCCCGAAGATCTGATTTTTAAGATGAATATCGACCCTATTTTTGGTTTGCAGATTTATGACGCCATTGACTTTTGCGTCCGTGCGGGCATTCCCAATAAAGATGTCAGCAAATTTGCATCATTTTTGACCAAACTGTCGCAGACGTATAAAAAATATGACTGCCAAACGCTGGAGATCAATCCGTTTGTCATGACCGGCGATGGCAGCCTTATTTGTGCTGACTGCAAAATGGAAATCGACAATAGTGCCGTTGGCCGTCATCCGGAATTCGGTATCAAGATTGCCCGGGACCTCCCCGGTGAACCAACCGAGCTGGATATCATCGGGTGGAGCATTGAAGAGACGGATGCCCGCGGTACCGGCTTTCTGATGAATATGGGCTACGATGAGCTCAGTCCGGGTTATATCGGTTATCATCCCATTGGTGGCGGTTCAGCCATGATGGGCTTAGACGCATTGAACCAAGTCGGCCTTAAACCTGCCAATTACGCAGATACCAGTGGCAATCCGGTTGGTTCTAAAATTTATCGTGTAGCAAAATGTGTGCTGTCTCAGCCCAATATTGACGGTTACCTTCTGGGTGGTTTTATGATGGCGAACCAAGAGCAATGGCATCATGCGCATGCGATTGTCAAAGTACTCTGGGAAGAGCTTCCGAAGAAGCCTGGTCTGCCTTGTGTTCTGCTGCTTTGCGGCAACAGGGAGGATGAATCCATGGAAATCATGCGTAAAGGGCTGGCGGAACTGATGACGCCGGACGGTATCGGGAGACGCATTGAGATTTATGGAAAGGAACATGTCACCGATACCAAATTTATCGGTGAGCGACTCCTGGCTCTGACTAAGGAATACAGAGCAGAAAAAGATGCACAAGGAAAGTAG
- a CDS encoding NAD(P)-dependent malic enzyme: MSRIKNLREEALAFHTVRPGKLEVRVTVPANDRDDLTLAYSPGVAEPVKEIAKDLANLDVYTNHANYVCIVSDGTAILGLGNLGAAAAMPVMEGKALLFKTFADVDAFPICVNTNDIDKIVDLVELMAPTFGGVNLEDIKAPECFEIEGKLKARNIFKGPIFHDDQHGTAVVTLAGIYNALKVVNKKLEDVKVVTNGAGAAGMAIIKLMMSMGLKNVIMCDTKGAIYKGRTEGMNKYKVEIAEKTNFEMCKGSLRDAIVGADIFIGVSAPDSLDEDMIRSMAKDPIVFCQANPIPEIWPIERAFEAGAAVVSTGRSDVQNQVNNVLAFPGMFRGAIDVRATDINDAMKIAAAQAIAQCVKPEELSADYIIPSALNPEVAPAVAAATAQAAIESGIARNPIDPALVAENLKKRLANQYK, from the coding sequence ATGTCACGAATTAAGAATCTTCGTGAAGAAGCGTTGGCTTTTCATACGGTAAGACCTGGAAAATTAGAGGTCAGAGTCACTGTTCCCGCTAATGACAGAGATGACTTGACATTGGCCTATTCTCCCGGCGTAGCCGAACCGGTGAAAGAAATTGCCAAGGATTTAGCTAATCTTGATGTTTATACGAACCACGCCAATTACGTGTGTATCGTCTCTGACGGAACGGCAATCTTAGGTCTTGGTAATCTTGGCGCAGCGGCTGCCATGCCTGTAATGGAAGGGAAAGCCCTTTTGTTTAAAACATTTGCTGATGTCGATGCATTTCCGATTTGCGTGAATACCAATGACATCGATAAGATCGTCGACCTTGTTGAATTAATGGCCCCGACCTTTGGCGGAGTCAATCTTGAGGATATTAAAGCCCCTGAATGTTTTGAGATTGAAGGTAAACTCAAAGCCCGCAATATATTTAAGGGACCGATTTTCCATGACGATCAGCATGGAACAGCCGTCGTGACCTTAGCGGGCATTTATAATGCCCTGAAAGTAGTTAATAAGAAGCTTGAAGATGTCAAGGTTGTTACTAACGGCGCGGGAGCTGCCGGCATGGCGATTATCAAGCTGATGATGAGCATGGGACTGAAAAATGTTATTATGTGCGATACGAAAGGCGCGATCTATAAAGGCCGTACGGAAGGCATGAATAAATATAAAGTAGAGATCGCTGAGAAGACAAATTTCGAAATGTGCAAAGGCAGTCTGAGAGATGCCATTGTCGGTGCTGACATCTTTATTGGCGTATCCGCACCGGATTCACTTGATGAAGATATGATCCGTTCGATGGCAAAAGATCCGATTGTTTTCTGTCAGGCTAATCCTATTCCTGAGATCTGGCCGATTGAAAGGGCATTCGAAGCCGGCGCTGCCGTCGTTTCAACTGGACGCTCCGATGTGCAAAACCAGGTCAACAACGTTCTGGCTTTTCCGGGAATGTTTCGCGGAGCGATCGATGTGCGTGCCACTGATATTAACGATGCGATGAAGATTGCTGCGGCTCAAGCCATTGCCCAATGTGTTAAGCCGGAAGAGTTATCGGCAGACTACATTATCCCAAGCGCATTGAACCCGGAAGTTGCGCCTGCTGTTGCTGCGGCGACCGCCCAAGCAGCTATTGAATCGGGTATCGCCAGAAACCCGATCGACCCGGCTCTGGTCGCGGAGAATCTGAAGAAAAGATTAGCTAACCAGTATAAATAA
- a CDS encoding succinate--CoA ligase subunit alpha, whose product MGILISKHSKVVIQGITGREGSVRTKYMKEYGTQVIGGTSPGKKGEEIHGVPVYHTVKEIAREKGDIDFSVIFVPGSVLKTAVFEAADAGVKNIIPCVEGTPIHDIMEMIAYCQMRGARLIGPGSIGILTPGEAVVGWLGGNVEWANKFFKKGSIGVFSRSGGQSGTIPWVLREGGFGVSTVVHTGTEPVIGTSMADLLPMFEEDPETKGVAVYAEIGGSQEEECADVIASGKFTKPFVIYVAGAWAPEGQRFSHASNIVERGRGSAKSKIEAVTKAGGFVAETPTDIPIILKEKIKD is encoded by the coding sequence ATGGGTATTTTGATTAGTAAACATTCCAAGGTAGTTATCCAAGGGATCACAGGCCGTGAAGGATCTGTGCGGACCAAATACATGAAAGAATACGGCACCCAGGTTATCGGCGGAACGAGCCCGGGCAAAAAAGGAGAAGAGATCCACGGGGTACCGGTGTATCATACGGTCAAAGAAATTGCCAGAGAAAAAGGCGACATTGATTTCAGCGTGATATTCGTACCGGGCAGTGTTTTGAAAACAGCCGTTTTTGAAGCGGCGGATGCCGGGGTCAAGAATATCATCCCCTGTGTTGAAGGGACACCGATCCATGATATTATGGAAATGATAGCTTATTGCCAAATGCGGGGAGCACGTTTGATTGGACCTGGCTCGATTGGCATTCTGACGCCCGGAGAAGCGGTTGTCGGCTGGCTGGGCGGCAACGTCGAATGGGCAAATAAATTCTTTAAAAAAGGCAGTATCGGCGTATTCTCCCGCAGCGGCGGACAATCCGGGACAATTCCCTGGGTACTTCGTGAAGGCGGATTTGGTGTGAGCACGGTGGTCCATACCGGGACAGAACCCGTTATCGGAACGTCCATGGCCGATCTTCTGCCGATGTTTGAAGAGGATCCTGAAACAAAGGGAGTTGCTGTGTACGCAGAAATCGGCGGATCGCAGGAAGAAGAATGCGCCGACGTGATTGCTTCAGGTAAATTCACCAAGCCCTTCGTAATCTATGTAGCGGGGGCTTGGGCACCGGAAGGCCAGCGTTTCTCCCATGCATCCAATATCGTTGAACGTGGCCGCGGTTCAGCCAAGAGCAAGATTGAAGCGGTGACCAAGGCGGGGGGGTTTGTTGCCGAAACTCCAACCGATATCCCGATAATTCTAAAAGAAAAAATCAAGGACTAA
- a CDS encoding HpcH/HpaI aldolase/citrate lyase family protein, with protein sequence MAVMRSIMYVPGNNPKMVEKAPSIPADIITLDLEDSVPPAEKEAARKIIAENLKYAGSGGALVYVRINNWETELTNDDLEAVVWEGLDGVTLAKTGHPDDVKRLDWKLEELERRRGLEVGSIKISMLLETAKGIMNAYECCLASKRNVNAIFGAVDYCRDMRIKLTSESTEQLWGRAKVGVACRAAGIVAIDAPFVAYQDIPAFEKNVADGKQMGYEGRMIIHPGQVEPSNRLYAPDPADVEWANGVVKVFEEEGIAKGKAAVSYNGKMVDTPVYLNAKDILAAHAEIEAKNATRQA encoded by the coding sequence ATGGCTGTTATGAGATCCATTATGTATGTCCCGGGAAATAATCCGAAGATGGTTGAGAAAGCGCCAAGCATTCCTGCCGATATCATCACCCTGGACCTGGAAGATTCCGTACCCCCGGCCGAGAAAGAAGCTGCCCGTAAAATCATTGCCGAAAATCTGAAGTATGCCGGATCCGGCGGAGCTTTAGTCTATGTCAGGATCAACAACTGGGAAACCGAACTGACCAATGATGACTTGGAGGCTGTCGTTTGGGAAGGACTTGACGGCGTTACTCTGGCGAAAACCGGCCATCCCGACGATGTGAAACGACTGGATTGGAAGCTTGAAGAACTCGAGCGCCGCCGTGGTCTTGAAGTTGGCTCCATTAAAATTTCTATGCTGCTGGAAACGGCCAAAGGGATTATGAACGCCTACGAATGCTGCTTAGCCAGCAAGAGAAATGTCAACGCGATTTTTGGCGCTGTTGACTACTGCCGTGATATGCGGATCAAACTGACTTCCGAGTCAACCGAGCAATTATGGGGACGTGCTAAAGTGGGCGTTGCCTGCCGTGCAGCTGGTATCGTCGCTATCGACGCGCCTTTCGTTGCTTACCAGGATATCCCCGCTTTCGAGAAAAACGTCGCCGACGGCAAACAAATGGGCTATGAAGGCCGCATGATCATCCACCCTGGACAGGTCGAACCGTCTAACCGCTTGTATGCTCCGGATCCGGCCGATGTCGAATGGGCCAATGGTGTTGTGAAAGTCTTCGAGGAAGAGGGTATTGCTAAAGGAAAAGCGGCTGTTTCCTACAACGGGAAAATGGTGGATACACCGGTTTACCTCAATGCCAAAGACATCCTCGCAGCGCATGCAGAAATTGAAGCAAAAAACGCGACAAGACAAGCCTAA
- the rnhA gene encoding ribonuclease HI → MSDYDKNTKTVKIYTDGACSGNPGPGGWGAILKYGENTRELNGFEANTTNQRMELTAAVQALSALKEPCRAELHSDSAYLINAFEQKWLVNWQRNGWLNSQKKPVENKDLWVSLLELAKIHHVTWIKVKGHAGHPENERCDELARRAISEARAKN, encoded by the coding sequence ATGTCTGACTATGATAAAAATACAAAGACAGTAAAAATTTACACCGACGGAGCGTGTTCCGGCAATCCGGGACCGGGTGGTTGGGGAGCCATACTCAAATATGGGGAAAATACGCGTGAATTGAACGGGTTTGAAGCGAATACGACGAACCAGCGTATGGAGTTGACTGCGGCTGTCCAGGCTTTATCAGCGCTCAAGGAGCCCTGCCGGGCAGAACTGCACAGTGACAGCGCTTATTTGATCAATGCGTTTGAACAGAAATGGCTGGTCAACTGGCAAAGAAACGGCTGGCTTAATTCCCAGAAAAAGCCGGTAGAGAATAAAGACCTATGGGTTTCGTTGCTTGAATTAGCCAAGATACATCATGTCACTTGGATTAAGGTTAAAGGGCATGCCGGTCATCCGGAGAATGAAAGATGTGACGAACTGGCGAGAAGGGCTATCAGCGAAGCACGGGCAAAGAATTAA